One stretch of Zingiber officinale cultivar Zhangliang chromosome 6B, Zo_v1.1, whole genome shotgun sequence DNA includes these proteins:
- the LOC121992081 gene encoding L-lactate dehydrogenase A-like codes for MQKVSSLSELGFADDVHRALFRPIHQAAPPSPTSRRTKISVIGAGNVGMAIAQTILTQDLTDELALVDAKPDKLRGEMLDLQHAAAFLPRTRILASTDYDVTADSDLCIITAGARQIPGETRIDLLQRNLTLFKEIVPPLARHSPSALLLVVSNPVDVLTYIAWKLSGFPPNRVIGSGTNLDSSRFRFLLADHLEVNAQDVQAYMVGEHGDSSVALWSSISVGGVPVLGQLASDDNKAAVVMEQGVLERIRKAVVDSAYEVIRLKGYTSWAIGYSVASLARSLLRDQHRIHPISLLAAGFYGIPSDRKVFLSLPAQLGRSGVLTVANVHLTDEEAARLRHSAATLWELQQKLDV; via the exons ATGCAGAAGGTCTCTTCGCTCTCCGAGCTCGGCTTCGCCGACGACGTCCACCGCGCTCTCTTCCGCCCCATCCACCAGGCGGCGCCGCCCTCCCCCACCAGCCGCCGCACCAAGATCTCCGTCATCGGCGCCGGAAACGTCGGAATGGCCATCGCCCAGACCATCCTCACCCAGGACCTCACTGATGAGCTCGCCCTCGTCGACGCTAAGCCCGACAAGCTCCGCGGCGAGATGCTCGACCTGCAGCACGCCGCGGCCTTCCTCCCCCGCACTCGCATCCTCGCATCCACAGACTACGACGTCACCGCCGACTCCGATCTCTGCATCATCACCGCAGGAGCCCGCCAGATCCCCGGGGAGACGCGGATCGACCTCCTGCAGCGCAACCTGACCCTGTTCAAGGAGATCGTGCCGCCGCTGGCGAGGCACTCGCCGTCGGCCTTGCTTCTAGTCGTGTCCAACCCGGTGGACGTGCTGACGTACATCGCGTGGAAGCTGTCGGGGTTCCCGCCCAATAGGGTCATCGGATCGGGGACCAACCTCGACTCCTCGCGCTTCCGCTTCCTCCTCGCCGATCACCTTGAGGTCAACGCCCAAGACGTGCAG GCGTACATGGTGGGGGAGCACGGCGACAGCTCAGTGGCGCTGTGGTCGAGCATCAGCGTGGGCGGCGTGCCGGTGCTGGGCCAGCTTGCGAGCGACGACAACAAGGCGGCGGTGGTGATGGAACAGGGGGTGTTGGAGCGGATCCGGAAGGCGGTGGTGGACAGCGCGTACGAGGTGATCCGTCTCAAGGGCTACACCTCCTGGGCCATCGGCTACTCCGTCGCCAGCCTCGCCCGCTCCCTCCTCCGCGACCAGCACCGCATCCACCCCATCTCCCTCCTCGCCGCCGGCTTCTACGGCATCCCCTCCGATCGCAAGGTCTTCCTCAGCCTCCCCGCCCAGCTCGGCCGCTCCGGCGTCCTCACCGTCGCCAACGTCCACCTCACCGACGAGGAGGCCGCCCGTCTCCGCCATTCCGCCGCCACCCTATGGGAGCTCCAGCAGAAGCTCGACGTGTGA
- the LOC121992082 gene encoding L-lactate dehydrogenase B-like, with amino-acid sequence MEKVSSLSELGLATDIHRSLFRPIHQAAPPSPTKRRTKISVVGAGNVGMAIAQTILTQDLADELALVDAKPDLLRGEMLDLQHAAAFLPRTRILASTDYAVTADSDLCIVTAGARQVPGETRLDLLHRNVALFKLIVPPLARHSPAALLLVVSNPVDVLTYITWKLSGFPPNRVIGSGTNLDSSRFRFLLADHLEVNAQDVQAYMVGEHGDSSVALWSSISVGGVPVLDQLASDDNNAAVVMEQEVLERIRKAVVDSAYEVIRLKGYTSWAIGYSVASLARSLLRDQHRIHPVSLLAAGFYGIPRDRQVFLSLPAQIGRSGVLTVANLHLTDEEAACLQRSAETLWELQQKLEL; translated from the exons ATGGAGAAAGTCTCATCGCTGTCGGAGCTCGGCCTGGCGACTGACATCCACCGTTCCCTGTTCCGCCCCATCCACCAAGCGGCGCCGCCCTCCCCCACCAAGCGGCGCACCAAGATCTCCGTCGTGGGAGCTGGTAATGTCGGCATGGCGATCGCTCAGACCATCCTCACCCAGGACCTCGCCGACGAGCTCGCGCTCGTCGACGCGAAGCCCGACCTTCTCCGCGGCGAGATGCTGGACCTGCAGCACGCCGCCGCCTTCCTCCCCCGCACCCGCATCCTCGCCTCCACCGACTACGCCGTCACCGCCGACTCCGACCTCTGCATCGTCACGGCCGGGGCCCGGCAGGTGCCGGGCGAGACGCGGCTCGACCTGCTTCACCGCAACGTGGCGCTCTTCAAGCTGATCGTGCCGCCTCTGGCGAGGCACTCGCCGGCGGCGCTGCTTCTGGTGGTGTCGAACCCGGTGGACGTGCTGACGTACATCACGTGGAAGCTGTCGGGGTTCCCGCCCAACCGGGTTATCGGATCGGGTACCAACCTCGATTCCTCTCGCTTCCGCTTCCTCCTCGCCGACCACCTCGAAGTCAACGCTCAAGACGTGCAG GCGTACATGGTGGGGGAGCACGGCGACAGCTCGGTGGCGCTGTGGTCGAGCATCAGCGTCGGCGGCGTTCCGGTGCTGGACCAGCTTGCGAGCGACGACAACAATGCGGCGGTGGTGATGGAGCAGGAAGTGCTGGAGCGGATCCGGAAGGCGGTGGTGGACAGCGCGTACGAGGTGATCCGGCTCAAGGGCTACACCTCCTGGGCCATCGGCTACTCCGTCGCCAGCCTCGCCCGCTCCCTCCTCCGCGACCAGCACCGCATCCACCCCGTCTCCCTCCTCGCCGCCGGCTTCTACGGCATCCCCCGCGACCGCCAGGTCTTCCTCAGCCTTCCCGCCCAGATCGGCCGCTCCGGCGTCCTCACCGTTGCCAATCTCCATCTCACCGACGAGGAGGCCGCCTGCCTCCAGCGCTCCGCCGAGACGCTCTGGGAGCTCCAGCAGAAGCTCGAACTTTGA
- the LOC121990792 gene encoding protein ROH1-like has protein sequence MEKKGGAESCPPPFIAGDFLRVRRARVVSMEQRKEQDFDRFHSHVDDRLLALLPTADSSHGLFSLTFLRRLLDAFLSCDDEFRCLLLARGFGGLLSRPDADRAVADLLDRTVKSLDVCRAASLALDSIRHFHRLADTAASAAIPGQGGRVCRAIAKLLASFLNSAAARSEGSSGSSGRSSRSGHLRTLGRRSYFSGGNTPPVPANLIVPRGSPAGGEEIAFAVYAMSSVLAFTMWALAAALVCQDGGGTLPSSPVSPRQHLPWAGTMVLLQDRMSEEWRSRKGDFVQLAEMQALQRCAKGLMEAVREGGRPRAEDVAEMAMKLAEACRRLEKALAPLERQVREVFHRVVGSRAEVLRCMDQNKRAAAPPIPP, from the coding sequence ATGGAGAAGAAAGGCGGCGCCGAAAGCTGCCCCCCGCCATTCATCGCCGGTGATTTCCTCAGAGTTCGCCGCGCCCGTGTGGTGTCCATGGAGCAGCGCAAGGAGCAGGACTTCGACCGCTTTCACTCCCACGTCGACGACCGCCTCCTCGCCCTCTTGCCCACCGCCGATTCCTCCCACGGTCTCTTCTCCCTGACCTTCCTCCGTAGGCTCCTCGACGCCTTCCTCTCCTGCGACGACGAGTTCCGCTGCCTCCTCCTCGCCCGCGGCTTTGGCGGCCTCCTCTCAAGGCCGGACGCCGATCGCGCGGTCGCCGACCTACTTGATCGAACCGTCAAGTCGCTCGACGTCTGCAGGGCTGCCTCCTTAGCCCTCGACTCGATTCGCCACTTCCATCGGCTCGCCGACACCGCCGCCTCGGCGGCCATTCCCGGCCAGGGCGGCCGTGTCTGCCGGGCCATCGCTAAGTTGCTTGCCTCTTTCCTCAATTCCGCAGCTGCGAGATCCGAGGGGTCGTCCGGATCCTCAGGCCGATCGAGCCGCAGCGGCCATTTGCGGACGCTGGGACGCAGAAGCTACTTCTCCGGCGGGAATACGCCGCCTGTGCCCGCCAATCTGATCGTCCCTAGGGGCAGCCCGGCCGGCGGCGAGGAGATCGCCTTCGCGGTCTACGCGATGAGCTCCGTGCTGGCCTTCACTATGTGGGCCCTGGCGGCGGCCCTTGTGTGCCAGGATGGGGGCGGAACGTTGCCGTCGAGTCCGGTGTCGCCTCGGCAGCATCTGCCTTGGGCGGGGACGATGGTCCTGCTGCAGGACCGCATGTCGGAGGAGTGGCGGAGCAGAAAGGGGGATTTCGTGCAGCTGGCGGAGATGCAGGCTCTCCAACGGTGCGCGAAGGGGCTAATGGAGGCGGTGAGGGAGGGCGGAAGGCCTCGGGCAGAGGACGTGGCTGAGATGGCGATGAAGCTGGCGGAGGCGTGTCGGAGGTTGGAGAAGGCGCTGGCGCCGCTGGAGAGGCAGGTGAGGGAGGTGTTCCACCGCGTGGTGGGCAGCCGGGCGGAGGTGCTCCGCTGCATGGATCAGAACAAGCGCGCTGCGGCGCCTCCAATTCCCCCTTAA